Within the Streptosporangium album genome, the region CTTGGCCGGGGTACAAGAATGCGACCCTCATGCGGGGGCCCACGGGTCGTTCACCAGTTCCGGGCCGTGGTCGGTGCGGGCCATGACAGGACCGTCGGGGCGGGCCCATTCGGTGAGACCGACCCCACCGGAGGGAGTCTCCAGTTGGCAGTCGACTGTGCTGGGGAGAGTGGCGAAGGCGGTTACCAGCCGCGCGGCCCGGGCCCGCTCCAGTCTGCGCGGTGTCCGTATCAGCAGGTCCAGGTCGCTTCCAGGGTGGGTGGTCGGCTGCCCGGTAGCCAGTTCGAAGCCGACACTGCCGATCGGGCCCCACGCGGTATCGCCTTCCAACTCGGTCGCCAGCCGCAGGGCGATGGCGGAGAGGGCGGTGGCGAGCCGGGGGAGGCGGGGCCGCCGTTCTTTCAATTCTTCGGGTGGCACG harbors:
- a CDS encoding malonate decarboxylase holo-ACP synthase, whose translation is MRPHDLLWLTGAAALEDTLPDWASASLAACPWGVVRRASHPAGFIPVGVRGPERWQRHAALVPTDTVTRSVPPEELKERRPRLPRLATALSAIALRLATELEGDTAWGPIGSVGFELATGQPTTHPGSDLDLLIRTPRRLERARAARLVTAFATLPSTVDCQLETPSGGVGLTEWARPDGPVMARTDHGPELVNDPWAPA